GGTAACTCCAAGAAGCTTCTTTGGATCATAAGTACCGGCTTTCTTGAAAACTTCAGCTGCAATAGGAACTGTGGAGTTCACAGGATTACTAATCAAATTAACAATAGCATTAGGACAGCACTTAGCAATTCCTTCACAGAGGGTCCTGACAATCCCAGCATTAATCTTAAAAAGATCATCTCTTGTCATTCCTGGTTTTCTTGGAATACCAGCAGGTATGATCACAAGGTCCATTCCTGTAAGTGCACCCTCAAGCTGACTTTGCCCCAGAAAACCCCTCACCTAaatgcaaaaaagaagaaaatttcaCAGTTTCAGAAGAATGGGCCATAAGAAGGATTAATTTCACGTAAAATTTCTGAAGTTTGTCGATTATAACAGTAAAGTCACAAAACTATTTTTTGTCACATTAGCTAAGTGAACTATACCCACTGTAACAGTAAAGTAACGAAACTATTTTTCCTCACTACTTAAGCAACTGAACTCTATCTACTATAAGGGGtagtttggttgctggttagagttatgcaggtattagtaatatAGGTGTAGTTATGCAaggtttagttattcatgtattagtcaTTCCATCTTCTGCCCTGCTTAAAACAATACAGAGATTCCCTCACTTATACATGTAGTAGTTAAGCAAGGTTTTAAACTTGTAACGGAACACCGTACTTGAGTGttgaattttatacatagcaaCTAAAATGCTACCAAATATGGTACTACTAGTTATGCTGGtcttaatacatgaataactcacTTTCTAACCAGCAACCAACTGACCCTTTACAATATAGTTACAAAACTTTACctttaataatagtaataaatgatGGATAAAGTCAGTGACTATACGTGAAACTGACCCAACAAAAGTAGAAAAAGAAGTGAAGATTGTGGTGAAAAGAACTCACAACAGCACCAGTGTCCATGTGACTAATATCAGCAGTAACACCAGGAGCATTAACAACATCATAGAGATGAAGAACTGAGACTAAAGGgttcatcttcatcaacattGCAAGTGGCTGTCCAATACCTCCAGCAGCACCCAATATAGCAACCTTGAATCCAGGTGCTCCACCTTTTGCTCTGCAAtttcctctttccaacatagacCCATCTCCCAtcttatatttttcaaattagtaaaaaaaaaagaaatattgtCAGGTGTCAACCATAAACATTTCAAGAATTAAAACCCAATAGAGAATGAACAGACCTGGGGATTAGAAGGGTAGAGATGAGCTGAAATTCTGGCAATTCGTTGGTGAACTTCTGCACCTGATGGCTGCATCTTCCTGATTCTTTGGAACACAAGAGAATATGTGTGAGCTTTGTGTTTCTAATTAGGAAGTAGCAGTAATGATATTTCGACTCTTTTTTAAAAAGAGGGAAAAAAATGTTGTGTGGATAAAATGG
The sequence above is a segment of the Lycium barbarum isolate Lr01 chromosome 6, ASM1917538v2, whole genome shotgun sequence genome. Coding sequences within it:
- the LOC132598891 gene encoding malate dehydrogenase, glyoxysomal, translating into MQPSGAEVHQRIARISAHLYPSNPQMGDGSMLERGNCRAKGGAPGFKVAILGAAGGIGQPLAMLMKMNPLVSVLHLYDVVNAPGVTADISHMDTGAVVRGFLGQSQLEGALTGMDLVIIPAGIPRKPGMTRDDLFKINAGIVRTLCEGIAKCCPNAIVNLISNPVNSTVPIAAEVFKKAGTYDPKKLLGVTSLDVVRANTFVAEVLGLDPREVEVPVVGGHAGVTILPLLSQVNPPCSFTQEETEYLTKRIQDGGTEVVEAKKGAGSATLSMAYAAVKFADACLKGLRGDAGVVACAFVASQVTELPFFASKVRLGRIGAEEVYQLGPLNEYERIGLEKAKKELAESIQKGISFIRN